Proteins co-encoded in one Fusarium fujikuroi IMI 58289 draft genome, chromosome FFUJ_chr06 genomic window:
- a CDS encoding related to SNF5-component of SWI/SNF transcription activator complex: MGNEQSAESPRGHRKLSKPPHCSQASAAGLPYTATAVTPHREHFSNSYLVGSLPPAPNKASTTRRVAPGLGIAVPAGDASSPIQSPTCRDPMRDLESRTRSIQSEQPPILPACVNSSRTSSIAQDSSYRTLTRADSMPVAVRRGSASYDTRAVEAKKHLNAKEKLPSEPVISKSNKHSDEASQDVTDDNNNATQSAGSSISRTNSDVSLYMPMRRRSVVQTPGIATRAHHSNPPVSAKSSFRKSLPATPSQSRHNSIESGMGRRMSMPTKIPSQAKSSDRAVTPVEADYKQLGGMKFGSLRITNGAPGTSPMPEDDVKQQGASESALAIPRSEYFHEQAKNPLRLMNQGSTMTDANELTTGEKSLTSRVASCVTECLSDAEKSRTGDGGMSGNGNAVSFPVAEVLEVREDPNAKPYPKKMQLGLENKMLKGLSRSDSGFIPSPSSEKTHRSASRVDSGYSSNVSLRSLPSLRSGVTDKNTMASEKLDVDMSGMCSPSDSNSTRTSSLVPSQTHNRLPIHLEVPLSSTDDDTSSTCPTSPSSPASRPFSPFSRGSRMRLSSLKSNKSFEPRVSNTATAPIVLSKGDFREQLPSPAADVSRDGSKIYRFLNGSRKKRSLKKGEVTTIEQDVTTDPLGLKTGSIPKPNRPLLRKEPSKDTLHTILSVGSQDAIGSTRRGEDVARGAKKTVGKKMSRRQSWRQSIAQLFGTRSADASPALSSIPEPAPTPRRPSTAMELTSRPFNAAPSPRGVSSWSSRPAPRKAASSSGSLALETRKMANKSSIQESRDKPELAHLRTNVSTPSLSAKRRSSLSPSALEVDQTLRTKTSPPVSMQNRGSKPPKAKSQAQNRAMTPSFPINSRPSASRRLSLPQDYGRMTPHIRQISHSRSESRSSSRGMVMSPTAGLSSQQVNAVQHSRVLSYSSNGTQQSGPAAQQVKHHRRVSAPAQPHQIANMPRSRSSTTLIQIQQQQMLQQHQQRRPRTSVQSWAPMDMHSLNQQLQQNYMMQNQALVYGAPNMVQQYPNIYVTSPVPNHPVHGRQGSQGGMYVQDPPFRVLHSYNSPAYRNVPIWSQ; this comes from the exons ATGGGCAATGAACAATCCGCCGAATCCCCTCGCGGGCATCGGAAACTATCCAAGCCACCTCACTGCAGCCAGGCATCTGCAGCTGGTCTGCCATACACTGCTACTGCTGTGACACCCCATCGTGAGCACTTCTCCAACTCGTATCTGGTCGGATCGCTGCCGCCTGCTCCCAATAAGGCTTCTACAACGAGAAGAGTGGCGCCTGGGCTCGGTATAGCCGTCCCAGCTGGTGACGCTTCTAGTCCTATACAATCACCTACATGTAGAGACCCCATGCGCGATTTGGAATCGCGTACGCGGTCTATCCAGTCAGAGCAGCCTCCTATACTGCCAGCTTGTGTCAACAGCTCCAGGACCAGCTCTATTGCTCAGGATAGCAGCTACCGCACGCTGACGCGCGCTGATAG CATGCCTGTTGCAGTACGGCGTGGCTCTGCAAGCTACGATACGAGAGCtgtcgaggccaagaagcatcTTAATGCAAAGGAGAAGCTCCCAAGCGAACCCGTTATCTCCAAGTCTAATAAGCATTCTGATGAGGCAAGTCAGGATGTGACTGATGATAACAATAACGCCACCCAATCTGCAGGTTCGTCCATTAGCAGAACAAATTCAGACGTCTCTCTTTACATGCCAATGCGCCGCCGCTCGGTCGTTCAAACTCCAGGCATAGCAACCAGGGCTCATCATTCCAACCCCCCAGTCTCAGCCAAGTCGAGTTTCCGCAAGAGTCTCCCAGCTACACCCTCTCAGTCCAGGCACAATTCGATAGAATCTGGCATGGGGAGACGCATGTCAATGCCTACGAAAATCCCTTCCCAGGCGAAATCCTCGGACCGAGCCGTAACGCCGGTCGAAGCTGACTATAAACAGCTAGGTGGTATGAAGTTTGGATCCCTACGCATCACAAACGGGGCCCCCGGAACTTCTCCAATGCCTGAGGATGACGTCAAACAGCAAGGGGCTTCTGAGTCGGCACTAGCAATCCCTCGGTCGGAATACTTTCATGAGCAAGCCAAAAACCCACTCAGATTGATGAATCAGGGCTCGACCATGACAGATGCCAATGAGCTAACGACGGGTGAGAAATCACTTACTTCTCGAGTCGCAAGCTGTGTTACCGAGTGTTTGAGCGATGCAGAAAAATCTAGAACAGGCGATGGCGGAATGTCTGGGAACGGGAATGCTGTCTCATTTCCGGTTGCTGAGGTTCTGGAAGTAAGGGAAGATCCAAATGCAAAGCCCTACCCCAAGAAAATGCAACTTGGACTCGAAAACAAAATGCTTAAAGGATTGTCAAGATCTGATAGTGGCTTCATTCCAAGTCCTTCGTCGGAGAAAACTCATCGCTCTGCGTCTCGAGTCGACAGTGGTTACAGTTCTAATGTCTCTCTTCGATCATTGCCCAGCCTGAGATCCGGTGTCACGGACAAGAACACAATGGCCTCCGAAAAGCTTGACGTGGACATGTCCGGGATGTGTTCGCCCTCGGATTCGAATTCGACTCGTACTTCTTCCTTAGTACCTTCTCAGACACATAACCGGCTGCCTATCCACCTTGAGGTCCCGTTGTCGTCGACAGACGATGATACCTCTTCGACTTGTCCAACAAGCCCCTCGAGTCCTGCTAGTCGTCCATTCTCGCCATTTAGTCGTGGTAGCCGCATGCGCCTCTCTTCGTTGAAATCAAACAAGAGTTTCGAGCCAAGGGTATCGAACACTGCGACAGCGCCAATCGTTCTATCCAAAGGAGACTTTCGGGAACAGTTGCCTTCGCCGGCCGCAGATGTTAGTCGTGATGGCAGTAAGATATACCGATTCCTGAATGGCTCCCGCAAGAAGAGATCCCTAAAGAAAGGGGAAGTGACTACGATCGAACAGGACGTCACTACCGATCCTTTAGGGCTAAAGACGGGCTCCATACCTAAACCCAACCGACCTTTGCTTCGAAAGGAGCCGAGCAAGGACACTCTGCATACTATTTTAAGTGTTGGGAGCCAGGATGCGATTGGGAGTACAAGGCGCGGGGAGGACGTAGCGCGGGGGGCCAAGAAGACCGTTGGCAAGAAGATGTCTCGACGTCAATCGTGGCGCCAATCTATTGCTCAGTTATTTGGTACTCGAAGCGCGGACGCTAGCCCTGCCTTGAGTTCCATACCTGAGCCTGCGCCCACACCAAGGCGCCCATCAACTGCTATGGAACTTACTTCTCGCCCTTTCAATGCGGCTCCCAGCCCTCGAGGTGTGAGCTCATGGTCATCTCGCCCAGCACCAAGAAAGGCTGCCAGTAGCTCTGGCAGCTTAGCTCTAGAAACCCGGAAGATGGCCAATAAGTCGAGCATACAGGAGAGCCGCGACAAGCCAGAGCTAGCTCATCTTCGCACGAATGTTTCCACACCTAGCTTGTCAGCGAAACGTCGATCATCACTGAGTCCATCTGCGCTTGAGGTGGATCAGACGCTGCGAACAAAGACTTCACCACCGGTGAGTATGCAGAATCGAGGCAGTAAGCCTCCCAAAGCAAAGTCACAGGCGCAAAATCGAGCTATGACACCTTCTTTCCCTATTAACTCCCGTCCGAGCGCTAGTCGTCGACTCTCGTTACCCCAAGATTATGGACGAATGACACCACACATCCGTCAGATCTCACATAGCCGCAGCGAGTCACGCAGCTCCAGTCGAGGCATGGTCATGAGTCCTACCGCGGGTTTAAGCTCCCAGCAAGTCAATGCTGTTCAACACTCCAGAGTTTTGTCATACTCGAGTAATGGTACGCAACAGAGTGGTCCTGCTGCCCAACAAGTCAAGCACCATCGGCGAGTATCAGCACCTGCGCAGCCGCACCAGATTGCCAACATGCCGCGCTCTCGGAGCAGCACTACACTTATACAgatacagcagcagcagatgctacagcaacaccaacaacgacGGCCTCGAACATCTGTCCAATCATGGGCCCCAATGGACATGCACAGCCTCAATCAGCAACTGCAGCAGAACTATATGATGCAGAACCAAGCTCTTGTCTATGGTGCACCAAACATGGTTCAACAATACCCAAACATCTATGTTACAAGCCCAGTCCCAAATCATCCTGTTCATGGTAGACAGGGTTCCCAGGGTGGGATGTATGTTCAAGATCCCCCTTTTCGGGTCCTCCACAGCTATAATTCTCCAGCATATCGAAACGTTCCTATATGGAGCCAGTAG